The following are encoded in a window of Mycolicibacterium tusciae JS617 genomic DNA:
- a CDS encoding virulence factor Mce family protein, with protein MMTGRRWSRIALRTVALAAIALVLSSCGMWPWRGIANVELPGGPGTGSERMTVYVQMPDTLALNVNSRVRVADVFVGRVRAIELKNWVATLTLDLEPNLGLPSNSLAAIGQTSLLGSQHVELAPPPDPSGAPLRTGDTIPLKNSSAFPSTERVLASIATILRGGGVQNLETIQTEIFNVLNGRADQIRGFLNKLDTFTDELDKQTQDITRAIDSTDRLLSIVAQRNDTLDQVLTEFPPLIKHFAETRDLFADAVEALGRISLAADNAVAPASDNLHTNLQNLQRPLKQLGRASPYVIGALKLLLTAPFSIENVPKVIRGDYLNASLMVDLTLSALDNAALSGTGVSGMLRALEQSWGRDPATMIPDVRFTPNPHNAPGGPLVERGE; from the coding sequence ATGATGACCGGTCGCAGATGGAGTCGAATCGCGCTACGGACCGTCGCGCTGGCGGCCATTGCGCTAGTGCTGAGCTCATGCGGAATGTGGCCATGGCGAGGCATCGCCAATGTCGAGCTGCCCGGCGGGCCAGGTACCGGCTCGGAGCGAATGACGGTCTATGTCCAGATGCCGGATACGTTGGCGCTCAACGTAAACAGCCGGGTCCGGGTTGCCGATGTGTTCGTCGGGCGAGTTCGCGCCATCGAGTTGAAGAACTGGGTGGCCACGCTGACCCTGGATTTGGAGCCCAACCTCGGGCTGCCGTCCAACTCGCTCGCCGCCATCGGACAGACCAGCCTGCTCGGCAGCCAGCACGTGGAATTGGCACCGCCGCCGGATCCGTCCGGAGCGCCGTTGCGCACCGGCGACACGATTCCGTTGAAGAACAGCTCGGCCTTCCCGAGCACCGAGCGGGTGCTGGCGAGCATCGCTACCATCCTGCGTGGTGGCGGTGTGCAGAACCTCGAGACGATTCAGACCGAGATCTTCAACGTGCTGAACGGCCGCGCCGACCAGATTCGTGGGTTCCTGAACAAGCTCGACACGTTCACCGACGAACTGGACAAGCAGACCCAGGACATCACCCGCGCCATCGACTCCACCGACCGCCTGCTGTCGATCGTGGCGCAGCGCAACGACACGTTGGATCAGGTGCTGACCGAATTCCCGCCGCTGATCAAGCATTTCGCCGAGACGCGCGATCTGTTTGCCGATGCGGTGGAGGCGCTGGGCCGCATCAGTCTGGCCGCCGACAACGCGGTGGCACCCGCGAGCGACAACCTGCACACCAACCTGCAGAACTTGCAGCGGCCGCTCAAGCAGCTGGGCCGGGCGTCGCCGTACGTCATCGGCGCACTCAAGTTGCTGCTCACCGCGCCGTTCTCGATCGAGAATGTGCCGAAGGTCATCCGCGGCGACTATCTCAACGCGTCGCTGATGGTCGACCTGACGCTGTCGGCGCTCGACAACGCCGCCTTGTCGGGCACCGGTGTCTCGGGCATGCTGCGTGCGCTCGAGCAGTCTTGGGGACGCGACCCGGCGACGATGATCCCGGATGTTCGGTTCACGCCGAACCCGCACAATGCACCGGGCGGACCGCTGGTCGAAAGGGGTGAATGA